In Heteronotia binoei isolate CCM8104 ecotype False Entrance Well chromosome 1, APGP_CSIRO_Hbin_v1, whole genome shotgun sequence, the genomic window CATTGATTGATTCACAATGGGATCTGAGTTTCCTAGTGAACCTGACTCGCCCTGTACACCACTGGATTGGCCTCTCCAAACAGATAGGCCTAGTGTGGAAATGGCAAAATGGCACAGAGTTTGCTGATCAGTTTCTTGTGCGAGGAGATAATGCATGTGCTTATTTAGATGATACTGGTGTGAGTAGTACCAGGTGTTCTCTGGAGAAAAACTTCCTCTGTAGCCAGGCAGATGCCTGTGCTGGAAGTGTAGGGAGACATTAAGATCAGAGTCAACCTCACATTACTAGAAGCAGCAGGGCAGTGTAAAAGGCCGCTtgtggtgatgtgaaatatttctgcagtattgcataacccTCCCTTAGAAAAACGGGAAGTGCCAGTATGAATCAGTTATCTAGCAACTGGCAATGAAAATGTATGTGTTTTACcccaggagattcctggagaaccCCAAAGATGCTATCTGTTAACCAGGAAAACTATGCTTTACTTTGTTTTATGATTGTAATGGGATTGCCATGCTCATGTCATAGGGATCCGGCGGCTGCGTATTACTTGAACTTGCACATCATTAATTGAATATGGGTGTGTAGCTTGAGTGGTATGCAATTGCCGGGTGTGGCATCTCTGAATGGTCACCTCTTGGACAAGGCACTGTAGTTAAGGAACCCCTTGGGAATCAAATTTAAGACATGGAGCAGTGTTTTCTGCTGCCCTCAGTTGTAGGGAGCTGGTCCTTTAAGCCCAATGCAAGGCTCCCCGCCTTTTTGGTCCTTCAGACCCCTGCCCCTTGCATCAGTTGGCACAGGAAACCCACGTTAGTCATGTGATGCCCTTTCCCAACTTCCGACCCATGATTAGGCTTGGAGGCATTCAGGGCAACCTCTATCTCCGTTAGGCATGTATCAGGAGGTGAAGGAAGCCTTGAGTGTTATCACCTTTTACCTGTACGATTGGCTCCCACGGAGAAGGGTTGACCATTTTAGGGAAGAATTGGAGCAGTTACTTGAGAGGAAATATGAAGGCCACTGGTACCCAGAGACACCCCTAAGGGGGTCCGCCTATCGCTGTATTTGGATAGGGAAGACCAGAGACTCTGTAGTAGAATTAGCTGCCAAAAGAAGTGGACTGACTGTAGAGGATGTCCAGGACAGTATTCCTGCAGAATTGACTGTGTGGATTGACCCATTTGAAGTCTCCTACCGATTTGGGGAAGAAGGGCCAGTCGAGACCGTGTATCTGAAAGACAATAAAGGCTGCAGCACAGCCAAGGGACAGAGCAAAAGCAGAAGCAGGCTCAACCCTGAGGCTCCGGCTTTTGTCCCCGCTGGGAGTCGGACAACCTTCTTGTCCGGCTCCCCACCTCCATCTGCTGACCAATCTTCTGGTCCAACTTTCACCGTGGCTACTTTTGCAGCTACCAAGTTTGGCTCCACAAAAGTGaagaaaagcagcaaaaggcTGAATTGGGGTCTTGCTTGCCCAGGAAAATAAAGGGCTGACTGTGAGAATTGTTTAAATAAGCTTCTTCTCTTGTACAG contains:
- the LOC132577425 gene encoding protein Tob2-like, with the translated sequence MYQEVKEALSVITFYLYDWLPRRRVDHFREELEQLLERKYEGHWYPETPLRGSAYRCIWIGKTRDSVVELAAKRSGLTVEDVQDSIPAELTVWIDPFEVSYRFGEEGPVETVYLKDNKGCSTAKGQSKSRSRLNPEAPAFVPAGSRTTFLSGSPPPSADQSSGPTFTVATFAATKFGSTKVKKSSKRLNWGLACPGK